One region of Chlamydia psittaci 6BC genomic DNA includes:
- the cdsZ gene encoding zinc ribbon domain regulatory protein CdsZ: MHEALQSILAIQELDIKMIRLMRVKKEHQKELAKVQSLKSDIRRKVQEKELEMENLKNQIKEGENRIQEISDQINKLESQQAAVKKMDEFNALTQEMTAANKERRALEHQLSDLMDKQAGSEDLIVSLKESLTSTENSSFAIEKEICESIKKINEEGRALLQQRSELKETTDPEMFLIYERLLNNKKDRVVVPIDNRVCSGCHIVLTPQHENLVRKKDRLIFCEHCSRILYWREADALANDSSAAKRRRRRAAV, translated from the coding sequence ATGCATGAAGCACTCCAGAGTATTTTAGCCATTCAAGAGCTCGATATTAAAATGATTCGCTTAATGCGAGTCAAGAAAGAGCATCAGAAAGAGCTCGCTAAAGTCCAATCTCTTAAATCTGACATTCGTCGAAAAGTTCAGGAAAAAGAGTTGGAGATGGAAAACTTAAAGAATCAGATTAAAGAAGGCGAGAATCGGATTCAAGAGATTTCTGATCAAATTAACAAATTAGAAAGTCAACAAGCAGCTGTGAAAAAGATGGATGAGTTTAATGCACTCACCCAAGAAATGACAGCAGCAAATAAAGAGCGCCGTGCGTTAGAGCACCAACTTAGTGACCTTATGGACAAACAGGCGGGAAGTGAGGACCTGATTGTCTCTTTAAAAGAAAGTCTCACCTCAACAGAGAACAGTAGTTTCGCTATCGAAAAAGAAATCTGCGAAAGTATTAAAAAGATCAACGAAGAAGGCAGAGCCCTACTGCAGCAACGTAGTGAATTAAAAGAAACTACGGATCCAGAAATGTTCCTTATTTACGAACGTTTATTAAACAACAAAAAAGATCGTGTTGTTGTTCCAATAGATAATCGTGTCTGTAGCGGTTGTCATATTGTTCTTACTCCCCAGCACGAAAACTTAGTCCGTAAAAAAGATCGACTTATTTTCTGCGAACATTGTTCTAGAATTTTATATTGGCGAGAAGCAGACGCTCTTGCTAACGACAGCTCTGCAGCAAAACGTCGTCGCAGACGTGCCGCTGTATAA
- a CDS encoding uroporphyrinogen-III synthase: protein MTIYLGLNRETANRYHASFVPILEIIPFARSSPQLRYALRYLEETSHILLTSPSSTSLFISRMRRKNSKKTLSTKHYLCLGEITASRLTRLLPKAQYSLATIETGEGVLPMISSLPKNARILYPHSALSRPVIEDFLKRENRSFFAYSHYTIRERQLHPSVFKQCSRVILTSPSGVRAYAKLFPQLPRRIHICQGPITLKEFREIYNHPGELLQKDSLTES from the coding sequence ATGACCATATACCTAGGATTAAATCGAGAAACAGCAAACAGATACCACGCCAGCTTCGTTCCGATTCTTGAGATCATTCCCTTTGCAAGAAGCTCTCCTCAACTACGTTACGCCCTGCGTTACCTAGAAGAAACTTCTCATATCCTGCTCACCAGCCCATCTTCAACATCACTATTTATTTCTAGAATGCGCAGAAAAAATTCTAAAAAGACGTTATCTACCAAACATTACCTTTGTTTAGGAGAAATCACAGCAAGTCGCCTTACAAGGCTTCTCCCAAAAGCACAATATTCCCTAGCTACTATTGAAACCGGAGAAGGCGTGCTCCCAATGATCTCCTCTTTACCCAAAAACGCTCGTATCCTCTACCCACACTCAGCCTTATCGCGTCCTGTAATTGAAGATTTTTTAAAAAGAGAAAACCGAAGCTTTTTTGCCTATTCCCACTACACCATTCGAGAACGTCAATTACACCCCTCTGTATTCAAGCAGTGCAGCCGTGTAATTTTAACCAGTCCCTCTGGAGTTAGGGCGTATGCTAAACTCTTCCCCCAGCTCCCAAGGAGAATACACATCTGCCAAGGCCCGATCACACTTAAAGAATTTAGGGAAATTTACAACCATCCTGGGGAACTTCTTCAAAAGGACAGCCTTACCGAAAGCTGA
- a CDS encoding glycine hydroxymethyltransferase, translated as MASLLHKFLENASGKKGQDLASTAYLAALDHLLHSFPSIGKSIIDELRSQRSRLKMIASENYASISVQLAMGNLLTDKYCEGSPFKRFYSCCENVDAIEWECVETAKELFGAESAFVQPHSGADANLLAIMAIITQKIQGPAVKRLGYKTINDLTDKEYTELKAEIGSHVCLGPSLNSGGHLTHGTVRLNVMSKLMRCVPYEVNKKTECFDYSEIARLVRTHKPTVLIAGYSSYSRRLNFSTLKQIADDCGAVLWVDMAHFAGLVAGGVFVEEENPIPFADIITTTTHKTLRGPRGGLVLASKEYDAVINRACPLMMGGPLPHVIAAKAVALKEALTVDFKKYAHQVVDNARTLAEHFQKQGLRLLTGGTDNHMLIIDLTSLGISGRIAEDILSSVGIAVNRNTIPSDAVGKWDTSGIRLGTPALTTLGMGSDEMEEVANIIVKVLRNITLRRNADDSFSKSEGELPENIAEEARARVADLLSRFPLYPEIDLETLV; from the coding sequence ATGGCGTCGTTGTTGCATAAATTTTTAGAAAATGCTTCGGGGAAGAAGGGGCAGGACCTAGCTTCTACTGCATACTTAGCTGCATTAGATCATCTTTTACACTCTTTTCCTTCGATTGGGAAAAGTATTATAGATGAGTTGAGGAGTCAACGTTCACGCTTAAAGATGATTGCTTCTGAGAATTATGCTTCTATTTCAGTTCAGCTGGCTATGGGGAACTTGCTTACGGATAAGTATTGCGAGGGGAGCCCCTTTAAGCGGTTTTATTCTTGTTGCGAGAATGTAGATGCTATCGAGTGGGAATGTGTTGAAACGGCTAAAGAACTTTTCGGAGCGGAAAGTGCTTTTGTACAACCCCATTCGGGTGCAGATGCGAATTTATTAGCCATCATGGCAATTATTACTCAGAAAATTCAAGGACCTGCGGTTAAGCGTTTAGGATACAAAACGATTAACGATCTTACGGATAAAGAATATACGGAATTAAAAGCTGAGATAGGTTCTCACGTTTGTTTAGGGCCTTCGTTGAACTCAGGAGGACATTTAACACATGGAACTGTACGTTTAAACGTTATGTCCAAGTTAATGCGTTGTGTGCCTTATGAAGTGAATAAAAAGACGGAGTGTTTTGATTATTCGGAGATCGCACGTTTAGTACGAACACATAAACCTACGGTACTCATTGCTGGGTATTCTTCATATTCCAGAAGATTAAATTTTTCCACCCTAAAACAAATAGCTGATGATTGTGGAGCTGTTTTATGGGTGGATATGGCGCATTTTGCTGGTCTTGTTGCCGGCGGTGTATTTGTTGAAGAGGAAAATCCGATTCCGTTTGCAGACATTATTACTACGACAACTCATAAAACTTTGCGAGGACCTCGTGGAGGTTTAGTTTTAGCATCCAAAGAATATGATGCAGTGATTAATCGAGCTTGTCCTTTAATGATGGGAGGTCCTTTACCCCATGTTATTGCAGCAAAGGCTGTAGCGTTAAAAGAAGCGCTCACTGTGGACTTTAAAAAATATGCTCATCAGGTTGTGGATAACGCTAGAACTTTAGCTGAGCATTTTCAAAAACAGGGATTACGCTTGCTTACTGGCGGTACAGATAACCACATGTTAATTATCGATCTAACTTCTCTAGGTATATCTGGACGTATTGCTGAGGATATATTAAGTTCTGTAGGTATTGCTGTGAATCGCAATACGATACCATCAGATGCTGTAGGGAAGTGGGACACCTCAGGAATACGTTTGGGAACACCTGCTTTAACGACTCTAGGTATGGGCAGTGATGAAATGGAAGAAGTTGCGAATATTATTGTGAAAGTATTGCGAAATATTACTTTGAGACGTAATGCTGATGATAGTTTTAGTAAAAGTGAAGGAGAGCTTCCAGAAAACATTGCTGAAGAAGCAAGAGCTCGAGTCGCAGACTTATTATCGCGGTTCCCGCTTTATCCTGAAATCGATCTGGAAACTTTAGTTTAG
- a CDS encoding ATP-dependent Clp protease proteolytic subunit: protein MPDGEVENKLRDVIERKILDARRVFFSEPVTDKSAAEAIKKLWYLELTNPGQPIVFVINSPGGSVDAGFAVWDQIKMMTSPVTTVVTGLAASMGSVLSLCAAPGRRFATPHSRIMIHQPSIGGPITGQATDLDIHAREILKTKKRIVDVYLEATGQSREVIEKAIDRDTWMTADEAKDFGLLDGILFSFNDL from the coding sequence ATGCCTGATGGGGAAGTAGAGAATAAGTTACGAGATGTTATAGAGAGAAAAATCTTAGATGCCCGTCGGGTATTTTTTTCTGAGCCTGTAACGGATAAGAGCGCAGCAGAGGCTATTAAGAAATTATGGTATTTAGAACTTACCAATCCTGGTCAACCTATAGTATTCGTAATTAATAGTCCTGGAGGTTCGGTAGATGCAGGATTTGCAGTTTGGGATCAGATAAAAATGATGACATCCCCCGTGACTACTGTAGTTACAGGATTAGCTGCTTCTATGGGGTCAGTATTAAGTTTATGTGCAGCTCCAGGACGTCGTTTTGCCACTCCGCATTCTCGTATCATGATTCACCAGCCATCTATCGGGGGGCCCATTACTGGACAAGCGACAGATTTAGATATTCATGCTCGTGAAATCTTAAAAACAAAGAAACGTATAGTTGATGTTTATTTAGAGGCTACGGGGCAGTCTCGAGAAGTTATTGAAAAGGCAATCGATCGAGATACATGGATGACAGCTGACGAAGCCAAGGATTTTGGTTTATTGGATGGCATCCTCTTCTCATTCAATGATTTATAA
- the dapF gene encoding bifunctional diaminopimelate epimerase/glutamate racemase has protein sequence MASSSHSMIYKHSVYSGAGNRFILSETCPDITIIPSLCKEYQVDGFLLVLPSSTADAKLIIFNDDGSRPHMCGNGLRCVVAHLSEVLKKDHISVETDSGRYSGRFHSWERVVVDMTLPDWNYTCHTLSHTLPGVPREVFSIHTGVPHLVVFVEDVSCVPVDLWGSFLRYHEDFLPQGTNVNFIQEIQTGEFQLRTYERGLERESLACGTGATAAALVVAQRYGLSNTQIPIWTWGDILIKISLEGDRVYLEGPVDKERSY, from the coding sequence ATGGCATCCTCTTCTCATTCAATGATTTATAAGCATAGCGTATATTCTGGGGCAGGGAATCGCTTTATCCTAAGTGAAACTTGTCCCGATATTACAATAATTCCTAGTCTATGTAAGGAATATCAAGTAGATGGGTTTTTGCTTGTTCTTCCTTCTTCCACTGCTGATGCTAAACTTATTATTTTTAATGATGACGGTTCTCGTCCTCACATGTGTGGCAACGGTCTTCGTTGTGTTGTAGCTCATTTGTCTGAGGTATTGAAAAAAGATCACATCTCTGTAGAGACAGATTCGGGTAGGTATTCTGGGAGGTTTCATTCTTGGGAGCGGGTTGTTGTAGATATGACGCTTCCGGATTGGAACTACACTTGTCACACCCTTTCACACACACTTCCTGGAGTTCCTAGAGAAGTTTTTAGTATCCATACAGGGGTGCCGCATCTTGTTGTTTTTGTCGAAGATGTATCTTGTGTTCCTGTAGATTTGTGGGGGAGTTTTCTACGTTACCACGAAGACTTTTTACCTCAAGGGACTAATGTTAACTTTATCCAGGAGATACAAACCGGAGAATTTCAACTACGCACTTATGAACGTGGTTTGGAAAGAGAGTCTTTAGCTTGTGGTACGGGAGCTACTGCAGCGGCGTTGGTTGTAGCACAACGTTACGGTTTATCCAATACCCAAATACCTATATGGACCTGGGGTGATATTTTGATTAAAATTTCTTTAGAGGGCGATCGTGTGTATCTTGAGGGCCCTGTGGATAAAGAAAGGTCTTACTAG
- a CDS encoding UPF0158 family protein, translated as MTTYPVPQNPLLLRALRLMDAFSKSDDERDFYLDRVEGFILYIDLDKDQEDLDKIYEELEVNAERYCLIPKLTFYEVKKIMETFINEKIYDIDTKEKFLEILQSKNAREQFLECIYDHESELEKWQQFYVERSRIRIIEWLRNNKFHFVFEEDLDFSKHILEQFKIHLFDTKVSKELAQARQLLVNKAKVYYSNEALNPRPKRGRPPKQSAKVESETTISSDIYTKVPAVARRFLFLPEITSASSITFSEKFDTEEEFLANLRGSGRVEDQLNLANLSERFASLKELSAKLGYDSLSTGDFFGDDDDDSDDEKPAPKSSKTSAKRGRKKS; from the coding sequence ATGACTACGTATCCTGTACCACAAAATCCTCTTTTATTACGCGCCTTGCGTCTTATGGATGCATTCTCTAAGTCGGATGACGAGAGGGATTTTTATTTAGACCGAGTTGAAGGGTTCATTCTCTACATTGATTTAGATAAGGATCAAGAAGATCTAGATAAGATTTATGAAGAACTAGAGGTGAATGCAGAACGCTATTGTCTAATTCCTAAGTTAACGTTCTATGAAGTAAAGAAAATCATGGAAACGTTTATCAATGAAAAAATTTATGATATTGATACAAAGGAAAAATTTCTTGAAATTTTGCAGTCTAAAAATGCTCGTGAGCAGTTTTTAGAGTGTATCTACGATCATGAATCTGAGTTGGAGAAGTGGCAGCAATTTTATGTAGAGCGTTCTCGTATACGTATTATTGAGTGGTTACGTAATAATAAATTTCATTTTGTCTTCGAAGAAGATTTAGACTTTTCAAAGCATATTTTAGAACAATTTAAAATTCATCTTTTTGATACTAAAGTATCCAAAGAACTTGCGCAAGCGCGTCAGTTGTTGGTGAACAAGGCTAAGGTCTATTACTCTAATGAAGCATTGAATCCTCGTCCTAAGCGGGGGCGTCCTCCGAAACAGTCAGCGAAAGTGGAATCTGAGACTACAATATCGAGTGATATTTACACAAAGGTACCAGCGGTAGCGCGACGTTTCCTTTTCCTTCCGGAGATTACTTCGGCATCTTCGATTACATTTTCTGAGAAATTTGACACTGAAGAAGAATTCTTAGCTAATTTGCGTGGTTCTGGCCGTGTTGAAGATCAGTTAAATCTTGCAAATCTTTCTGAGAGATTTGCTTCGTTGAAAGAACTTTCGGCGAAATTGGGTTATGACTCCCTATCTACAGGGGATTTCTTCGGGGATGACGACGACGATAGTGATGACGAGAAGCCGGCACCTAAGAGCAGTAAAACTTCTGCTAAACGCGGTCGTAAGAAATCCTAA
- the ubiE gene encoding bifunctional demethylmenaquinone methyltransferase/2-methoxy-6-polyprenyl-1,4-benzoquinol methylase UbiE — MLLSTNKPNLQEMFDSLAPKYDKINSILSLGMHHLWNRTFSKMLGKSDHLIDLCSGTGKVAYRYIRDYPGSKATLVDFSANMLHIAKQRYPSAPFTFIEGDIAQLPINEESQTLASMAYGLRNLPKPKDILENIHRMLKPQGTLGILELTSPPHSHPLYLVHRLYLKSIVPWVGKLYSKHTQAYAYLAESIRKLPSDHDLEQLFSGAKFQIRKKRKLAFGAATIWILKKI, encoded by the coding sequence ATGCTACTATCTACCAACAAGCCTAACCTACAGGAGATGTTTGATTCTCTAGCTCCTAAATACGATAAGATAAATTCTATCTTATCTTTAGGAATGCATCATTTATGGAATCGTACGTTTTCAAAAATGTTGGGAAAGTCTGATCACCTGATAGATCTTTGTTCTGGCACAGGAAAGGTTGCCTATAGGTATATCCGTGATTACCCAGGATCGAAAGCAACTCTCGTGGATTTTTCAGCAAACATGCTTCATATAGCCAAACAACGCTACCCTTCAGCTCCTTTTACTTTTATAGAAGGGGATATTGCTCAACTTCCTATAAATGAGGAGTCGCAAACACTTGCATCCATGGCCTACGGATTAAGAAATCTCCCTAAACCTAAAGACATCCTAGAAAATATCCATCGTATGTTAAAACCCCAAGGGACTCTAGGGATTTTGGAGCTTACCTCTCCTCCCCATAGTCATCCCCTATATCTAGTACACCGACTATACTTAAAATCTATCGTTCCATGGGTAGGGAAACTGTACTCTAAACATACACAAGCTTATGCATACCTAGCAGAAAGCATTAGAAAACTACCTAGCGATCACGACCTAGAACAACTCTTCAGTGGGGCTAAATTCCAAATAAGAAAAAAAAGGAAGCTAGCTTTCGGAGCTGCAACTATTTGGATACTTAAAAAGATCTAA